agtgaaatgaaaataattagcTTACAAACTTGAATGGAATGGTATCATACTGTAATATCTGTTTGCTACAGCGACTTCTGGTACAAAGTGTAGATTGCAGTGCCCTTCATAGTAATGCCTAAAATTTACTCTCCATCCAAAAAACTAACAACTCCTATTGTATCCCTAATCACTTTTGCATGGAATTATTTTAGATTACAGGACAACACAGCAATATGCATCTTCTTGTTCTTCATTTATAAGCAGAGACAATTGGCAGAAATATTGCTTTGCAGAGCCTCAAACTACAAAGTAGTCCAAATGTAGAAATATCTTACAGTCTGCATCATACAATTTTCCTTACCTGCCTCAATGCCATTAGCTCTATAGATAAAGATCATTCAGTGCCCTCGATTCTCAGAAAAATACTTCTTTCACTCACACTTAATGTAACTCTAAATCTATAGTATCACAGTCTATAGTATCACAGAATGTGAGACACCTTCTCACATTCTGTGAGGTGTGACACCTTCAGAGTCTTACATTCTGAATAATGCATAGCTTCACTGGTCACCCTTAGCTCTCATTGAAACTCCCAGGTAGCAgcgtttgtttttcattgtgaGGCCGTATTCTGGGGTCATGTCCACAGGCTCTCCAGGTAACTTGTAAAAGTGCAGCTTCTGGATGATAATTGCTAAGAAGAGGAAGACTTCATTTCGTGCGATAACCTCGCCAATGCACCTCCGCCTTCCCATGCCGAAAATGAGCACCTTCTCTCCCTCTAGCTTGTTGACCTCTGTGCCATCATCATTGACGAAACGGTCTGGGATGAATGAAGAGGGGTCTTTCCAGAGCTCTCTGAAAGGCAACAACATCAAAAGAAATTCAGGCTTGATCCTATTGTTTCCTGATTTATTTGGATTGTGGTTTCCTTTGTCATGTAAGGTTTCACAACTGTTTTGGTGCAGTAAAAACTCTAAGAGAGTTCAAAATTGAATATTAAAAGCTATCAAGAAACTTACGGATCGTGGTTTATCTGCCACTGGTTGATAAAGATACAAGTGTCTTTGGGAATGAAGTAGCCATTCAGAGACGTATCTTTTGTAGAGCTGAAAAAGGCAAAGATCAAGATCATTGAGAATCCTATGttgatgttgattttttttgcctTCATTACATACTCTGCCAGCTAACAGCTAATTCTCAAAACTATAAgtagaaaaaaagcaaatcttACCAGTGAGGGATTGTGAAAGGTAGGTATGAAGAATGACGGAAGAGCTCCAAGATGAAAGATTCCAGTAAAGGCAAATTGTTTCTATCAGCAAGAGTAGGAGTACGATCCAGACCAATCTGCACCTCTAAAAATGAGAAGAGTTGGTAAAATATCAATCCAGATTAAGATGGAAACTGCATGAGTTGTTTtcttaacaacaaaaaaatcacattctATTTTGTGAGTCTGGAGCAAAATTGTAAATACCAATGGTTTTTTGTAAGATTTACTGTCTGGCAAgataaaaaaggcaaaaaaaaaatgatttaaggAAAAAGCTCTAACTTACTGATTTCCTGAAAAAGCCTCTCCTCAACTTCTGGATATGACACAAGGTACATCACTGCCCACGACAGACCAGTAGAGATGGTGTCAAAACCTAGGAGAACAAATACATTACTGAGGAGATCATGttgtgtaaaataatgtttccaTACAATCCAACCACTCAGCATGTATTAAAACCTACCAGCTCCAAAAAGATCATTGACAATGCCGACAATTTTCTCATCTGACATCTGGATGTTGGAGTTCTCATCCAGCTTCCGGTCCTCACAGTGATCTATTAAGGAGTCTGTGATGTCACGGATGTTGTCCTAGAAATAAATGATTTGGccatttaattaaacaaactatgtcttaaaagtaaaaataagacTGGGGTACATTATATTTTATCACTTATGCAGTAGAGTACCTTGTCAAAGGTGGTGTAGTGCTCAGTGACGATCTTTTGAACAAAGTTGTTGAAGCGGTTGTTGAGGTTGACAAACTTCCTCATTGATTTGTTGGGAAGATACTGCATAGCAGGGATGAAGTCTGCAGGGTTGCCACTGCCTGCCACCTGGACAAAATCTTCTGCGAGGTTTACTAAGCTGAGCAGCTCCTGGTCATGATGGTCATAGCGACGGCCAAAGCACATTCCACAGATGACATTGGCAACAGAAACAACTATGTAGCGGAAAGGGTCAAATTTGCCTTCAACTCTCATGACATTTTGGAGTtctttgatcaaatgttctgacTCTTTGCAGATGTGCTCCTCCAGCACGCAGGAGTATTCTGGGAGCTTTCCATCCAGGGAGGAAAAAGAACGCAGTGCACTGTAGGCCAGCTTTCTGCGAGCCCGCCAAATGCCAGCTTGGTCTGTGCTGAAGGACAGACTTTTGCCATCATTGATAAAGCGGAAGCTGTACAGGTCTGGTCTGCCGGCAAAGTCATCCCCCTGTTTGGTGAGAGCCTGTTTAACTGTTTCATAACCACTCAGAACGACAACTGGACGCATCCCGATTTGAATCTGGAACACATCTCCAAAGCGCTTGCTCATTTCAGTAAGACTTAGATAAGGCTTGCTTCCCAGCTCTATCAAATTCCCTATGATAGGAAATGCGCTCGGGCCGGGGAGTTGACGAAGCCCCTCTGGGATCTCTCTGCGGAACTGCTTAAGGGTGAGGTACACGAAACACACTGTCACCAAGGCTATCAAACCCTCAGACACTGAGAGTGCTCCGATGAATGGCAGTATCATTAATGCCATGATGACAACTTTTCTCTGTTCTCTGCTCAACCTGTGAATTAAATAGGAGGGACATTAGATCAGTGTTGACAGAGAGAAGAAAGCAGTATTGTGCAACATAATGATTGCACAGCAAGATCTCAAGTTAGTGAGAACCATGCCATGTGTTTGACTCTGCTGCACAGTGGTGATCTGTGCACACCTGCAGACTATGCACAGTGGTAGTAGATGTCTTGGACATCTAGTATGTCAGTACtactaatttaaaataaagtcaagcATCATAGAATCCCCACAGTCTTGTTCctatcttaaaaaaatatttatgcaggTAGTCACCTTACCTTCTGTtgaatgacaaaaagaaaactctaaTTCCAGAGATGTGTAtccaacaacacaaaaatgttttgcaaaggTGTCCTTAACGTTGCTGATGTCTTCAAAACCGAGAGTGGA
This genomic stretch from Xiphophorus hellerii strain 12219 chromosome 4, Xiphophorus_hellerii-4.1, whole genome shotgun sequence harbors:
- the cyp1a gene encoding cytochrome P450 1A1 — its product is MALMILPFIGALSVSEGLIALVTVCFVYLTLKQFRREIPEGLRQLPGPSAFPIIGNLIELGSKPYLSLTEMSKRFGDVFQIQIGMRPVVVLSGYETVKQALTKQGDDFAGRPDLYSFRFINDGKSLSFSTDQAGIWRARRKLAYSALRSFSSLDGKLPEYSCVLEEHICKESEHLIKELQNVMRVEGKFDPFRYIVVSVANVICGMCFGRRYDHHDQELLSLVNLAEDFVQVAGSGNPADFIPAMQYLPNKSMRKFVNLNNRFNNFVQKIVTEHYTTFDKDNIRDITDSLIDHCEDRKLDENSNIQMSDEKIVGIVNDLFGAGFDTISTGLSWAVMYLVSYPEVEERLFQEIKVQIGLDRTPTLADRNNLPLLESFILELFRHSSYLPFTIPHCSTKDTSLNGYFIPKDTCIFINQWQINHDPELWKDPSSFIPDRFVNDDGTEVNKLEGEKVLIFGMGRRRCIGEVIARNEVFLFLAIIIQKLHFYKLPGEPVDMTPEYGLTMKNKRCYLGVSMRAKGDQ